The following coding sequences lie in one Sorghum bicolor cultivar BTx623 chromosome 6, Sorghum_bicolor_NCBIv3, whole genome shotgun sequence genomic window:
- the LOC110436502 gene encoding LOW QUALITY PROTEIN: forkhead box protein D1-like (The sequence of the model RefSeq protein was modified relative to this genomic sequence to represent the inferred CDS: deleted 2 bases in 1 codon) yields MWPTCQEAQACGPPVRKLQEVVLLLGPSSASETVRSREPVAAAVAGLLPRGCAAPPAAPPTRRTAASSSCPRGPSPPLPRPPAGPLIGAGKGATVAASSFLSPALVAKLHRFNLASVQVARGKADAASAAAASAPAVLPRIAAMAACNATVGGIAPSPSSSAAGGFLEEQYVDQMIEELVDSNFSMEIPREVA; encoded by the exons ATGTGGCCCACCTGTCAGGAAGCTCAAGCATGTGGCCCACCTGTCAGGAAGCTCCAGGAGGTCGTGCTTCTGCTCGGACCGTCGTCAGCGTCGGAGACGGTGAGAAGCCGGGagcccgtcgccgccgccgtcgccggccTGCTGCCCCGCGGCTGCGCGGCTCCGCCTGCTGCCCCTCCAACACGGCGAACGGCGGCTTCCTCCTCCTGCCCCCGCGGCCCCTCGCCGCCACTGCCGCGCCCGCCTGCTGGCCCTCTGATCGGAGCGGGCAAGGGCGCCACCGTC GCCGCGTCATCGTTCCTCTCCCCCGCGCTCGTCGCCAAGCTCCACCGCTTCAACCTCGCGTCCGTGCAGGTGGCGCGCGGCAAGGCCGACGCTGCCTCGGCCGCAGCCGCCTCGGCACCCGCCGTGCTCCCGCGCATCGCGGCGATGGCTGCCTGCAATGCCACCGTGGGAGGAATTGCCCCCTctccgtcgtcgtcggcggcg ggcgggtttCTTGAGGAGCAGTACGTGGACCAGATGATCGAGGAGCTTGTAGACTCCAACTTCTCCATGGAGATCCCCCGCGAGGTGGCCTGA
- the LOC8060460 gene encoding uncharacterized protein LOC8060460: MAAAPGTGPGCLGSPAQAPSSSLAGVEGAPRQLGVSKPSWIVRTESNVRRERPKRPDPPCTICRGTGRIDCRNCFGRGRTNRADLVMLPKGEWPQWCRICGGSGLDYCLRCHGTGEYREPMGFHFTVQRK, translated from the exons ATGGCTGCGGCGCCGGGGACCGGCCCCGGTTGCCTGGGGTCGCCGGCTCAGGCTCCCTCGAGCTCACTCGCCGGGGTTGAAGGCGCCCCGCGGCAGCTGGGCGTATCGAAGCCGTCGTGGATTGTCCGCACTGAG TCAAACGTTAGGAGGGAGAGACCAAAACGACCGGATCCTCCTTGCACCATCTGCAGAGGCACAGGGAGAATAGACTGCCGaaactgctttggccgag GTAGAACAAACCGCGCCGATCTGGTCATGCTTCCAAAGGGCGAATGGCCACAATG GTGTCGAATTTGTGGTGGTAGTGGTCTGGATTACTGCCTCCGGTGCCATGGAACGGGTGAATATCGAGAACCCATGGGCTTCCACTTCACTGTCCAGAGAAAATGA
- the LOC110436663 gene encoding uncharacterized protein LOC110436663, whose protein sequence is MAARILCDWFISLYNHRVLAKFPCFATLVADVLFLRTDRVRASLDRKLVINKAVELVEAIAHKTPELKDRMHYPRVRNNLDNVVPVGSSFRQRRRAKSSGHKQSTDIAQFYLQLKKRLPSSNPVEKRLFSAMNKWEVLIALLDQALQAGRDDPVLKQGHPTGSLSKQVFPLKAFVTRGSLVFPQSNQGHESEHSSKLDTSQIPATVATPEINSAMKRSSHQESHKDTSDPNVSKRPRVTGTGSFVEVSPSVY, encoded by the exons ATGGCGGCGCGCATCCTTTGCGACTGGTTCATAAGCCTCTACAATCACCGTGTGCTCGCCAAGTTTCCCTGCTTCGCCACCCTCGTTGCCGATGTCCTCTTCCTGCGCACAGATCGTGTCAG GGCCTCCCTGGACCGGAAACTCGTCATTAACAAGGCAGTGGAGTTGGTCGAGGCGATAGCTCACAAGACGCCCGAGCTCAAGGACAGGATGCATTACCCTCGTGTCCGGAACAACCTGGACAACGTGGTACCTGTTGGTTCCAG CTTTCGCCAAAGGCGTCGAGCGAAGAGTTCAGGCCACAAACAATCAACTGACAttgcgcagttctatcttcaGCTGAAGAAGAG GCTGCCTTCTTCAAATCCTGTGGAAAAACGTCTTTTTTCAG CAATGAACAAATGGGAGGTGCTGATAGCATTACTGG ACCAAGCTTTACAAGCTGGTAGAGACGATCCGGTGCTCAAGCAAGGCCACCCCACTGGATCTTTGTCCAAACAAG TTTTCCCACTCAAGGCTTTTGTAACGCGTGGATCCCTGGTGTTCccccaaagcaaccaaggacatgAATCTGAACATTCATCCAAGCTAG ATACATCTCAAATTCCTGCTACTGTGGCCACTCCCGAAATTAATTCAG CTATGAAGCGCTCAAGTCATCAAGAGTCGCATAAAGATACCTCTGATCCAAATGTTTCAAAGAGGCCACGAGTAACTGGGACTGGGAGTTTTGTTGAAGTCAGTCCTTCTGTATACTGA
- the LOC8071075 gene encoding uncharacterized protein LOC8071075, giving the protein MASPGAAKFTQMEAARQSLIAISQSVPEIGAPVIRPPSGGVGGCGMDENGHEDVAEQRYRAKLISISNQSPDARPTPCPPKTGAA; this is encoded by the coding sequence ATGGCCTCACCCGGAGCAGCAAAGTTCACGCAGATGGAAGCCGCGCGGCAGTCCCTCATCGCCATCTCCCAGTCGGTGCCGGAGATCGGGGCGCCCGTCATCAGGCCTCCTAGCGGCGGCGTAGGCGGATGCGGCATGGATGAGAACGGGCACGAGGACGTGGCGGAGCAGAGGTACAGGGCGAAGCTCATCTCCATCTCCAACCAGTCGCCCGACGCCCGGCCTACGCCGTGCCCTCCCAAGACCGGCGCCGCCTAA
- the LOC8060461 gene encoding alpha-1,3/1,6-mannosyltransferase ALG2, with amino-acid sequence MAAAGGEVAGASSGTRTKRLKIAVIHPDLGIGGAERLIVDAACQLAAHGHDVHVFTSHHDKNRCFEETVSGLFPVTVYGDFLPRHVFYRFHAVCAYLRCIFVALCVLLRWPFFDVILVDQVSVVIPLLKLRASSKIIFYCHFPDLLLAQHTTMLRKLYRKPIDMIEEITTGMADLILVNSKFTAATFARTFSCLHARGIEPGVLYPAVSVEQFHEPHAYKLNFLSINRFERKKNLDLAISAFALLRSVASTLPGDALQEATLTVAGGYDKRLKENVEYLEELKRLAVTEGVSGQVNFVTSCSTSERNELLSNCLCVLYTPKDEHFGIVPLEAMAAYKPVIACNSGGPVETVVNEVTGFLCDPSPTEFSKAMLKLVNDHDLAVRLGEQARDHVVQKFSTKTFGDLLNGYVLNVYHERME; translated from the exons atggcggcggcgggaggAGAAGTTGCCGGCGCTTCGTCGGGAACGAGGACGAAGCGGCTTAAGATTGCAGTCATCCACCCGGATCTCGGAATTG GTGGTGCTGAGAGATTGATTGTCGATGCGGCTTGCCAGCTTGCTGCCCACGGCCATGATGTTCATGTCTTCACATCACATCATGATAAAAACCGTTGCTTTGAGGAGACTGTTTCTG GTTTGTTTCCAGTTACTGTATATGGAGATTTCCTGCCCCGTCATGTGTTTTACCGCTTTCATGCTGTTTGTGCTTATCTTCGCTGCATTTTTGTTGCACTCTGTGTGCTACTCAGATGGCCCTTCTTTGATGTCATATTGGTAGACCAGGTTTCTGTTGTGATTCCACTACTTAAACTAAGGGCATCATCAAAG ATAATATTTTATTGTCATTTCCCTGATCTTTTACTTGCGCAACATACTACTATGCTTCGAAAGTTATATCGCAAGCCAATTGACATGATTGAGGAAATCACTACTG GTATGGCTGATTTGATTCTAGTCAATAGCAAGTTCACTGCAGCAACTTTTGCAAGGACTTTTTCTTGTTTACATGCTAGAGGAATCGAGCCTGGTGTTCTATATCCCGCTGTCTCTGTTGAGCAGTTTCATGAGCCCCATGCTTATAA ATTGAATTTCCTATCAATCAACCGGTTTGAGAGGAAAAAGAATCTTGATCTTGCCATTTCAGCATTTGCTTTGCTCCGTTCTGTTGCTTCGACTCTACCTGGCGACGCTctgcaagaagcaacattgacAGTGGCAG GTGGCTATGATAAGCGTCTGAAGGAAAATGTTGAATACCTTGAGGAACTCAAAAGACTCGCAGTGACTGAAGGGGTGTCTGGACAGGTTAATTTTGTTACATCTTGCTCAACATCTGAAAGAAACGAGCTTCTCTCCAACTGCCTCTGTGTTTTATACACTCCAAAG GATGAACATTTCGGTATTGTACCTCTTGAAGCCATGGCAGCCTATAAGCCTGTAATTGCCTGCAATAGTGGTGGCCCAGTGGAAACAGTTGTGAATGAAGTAACAGGGTTTCTATGTGATCCCTCTCCCACAGAATTCTCCAAAGCCATGCTGAAACTTGTGAATGATCATGATCTTGCTGTCAGATTGGGTGAACAAGCACGAGACCATGTggtgcaaaaattctcaaccaAGACATTTGGTGATCTCCTCAACGGTTATGTCCTGAATGTCTATCATGAGAGGATGGAATGA
- the LOC8060462 gene encoding E3 ubiquitin-protein ligase PUB23, producing the protein MAMEEPPQLFLCPISMELMEDPVTVSTGVTYDRRSIERWFFKYGKTTCPATMQRLNSFDLTPNHTLKRVISTWLDRASSSSSSTPLCTKLAREKLPSVLAGIEATPFKVTALKNLRRCMDEDVAAQQDFVAYGGIQVLGRVMTQALAESCAGVDFSAFRTCEEAGAVLATLPLSDDASVELVLKPECMKPVVAVVQRGSADSRLHAMAILAKISGASGADRDWTPGVDVDDLVKSLLELLSDGASAKLSSRALDVLLDVTARSRGARRAKAVEVGAVCVLVELLPDADRRVAERALLLLKRLCKCPEGRLAFAEHALAVSAVARTMLRVSVLASRLAVSVLWLVACSATPAERVLDDMLVSGGVGKLLALLQVENSASTKEKAAKLLRVHGPFWRQYPCFPTDLRDYLKFLN; encoded by the coding sequence ATGGCCATGGAGGAGCCGCCTCAGCTGTTCTTGTGTCCCATCTCCATGGAGCTGATGGAGGACCCCGTCACGGTGTCCACCGGCGTCACCTACGATCGCCGTAGCATAGAGCGGTGGTTCTTCAAGTACGGCAAGACGACGTGCCCGGCCACCATGCAGCGGCTGAATTCCTTCGACCTcacgcccaaccacactctgaAGCGCGTCATCTCCACCTGGCTTGAccgcgcctcctcctcgtcgtcgagcacGCCGCTGTGTACTAAGCTGGCGCGGGAAAAGCTACCGTCGGTGCTCGCCGGCATTGAGGCCACGCCGTTCAAGGTCACCGCGCTCAAGAACCTCAGGCGCTGCATGGATGAAGACGTGGCAGCGCAGCAGGACTTCGTCGCCTACGGCGGCATTCAGGTGCTCGGCCGCGTCATGACACAGGCGCTGGCGGAGAGCTGCGCCGGTGTAGATTTCTCGGCGTTCCGGACGTGCGAGGAGGCCGGCGCCGTCCTCGCCACGCTCCCTCTCTCCGACGACGCGTCGGTGGAGCTCGTGCTCAAACCGGAGTGCATGAAGCCCGTGGTCGCGGTGGTGCAGCGCGGCAGCGCCGATTCGAGGCTGCACGCTATGGCCATCCTCGCCAAGATCTCCGGTGCCAGCGGCGCCGACCGCGACTGGACCCCTGGTGTGGACGTCGACGACCTGGTCAAGTCCCTCCTCGAGCTCCTGTCCGACGGTGCCTCAGCGAAGTTGAGCTCCCGCGCGCTCGACGTGCTCCTCGACGTCACAGCGCGCTCCCGCGGCGCTCGGCGCGCCAAGGCCGTGGAGGTGGGCGCCGTCTGCGTGCTCGTGGAGCTCCTCCCCGACGCCGACCGCCGCGTCGCCGAGCGCGCGCTCCTCCTGCTCAAGCGCCTGTGCAAGTGCCCCGAGGGCCGGCTCGCCTTCGCGGAGCACGCGCTGGCGGTGTCGGCCGTGGCGCGGACGATGCTGCGCGTGTCGGTCCTCGCCAGCAGGCTGGCCGTGAGCGTGCTGTGGCTGGTGGCGTGCTCGGCGACGCCCGCGGAGAGGGTGCTGGATGACATGCTGGTGAGCGGCGGCGTGGGGAAGCTGCTGGCGCTCCTGCAGGTGGAGAACTCCGCGTCGACCAAGGAGAAGGCGGCGAAGCTCCTCAGGGTGCACGGCCCATTCTGGAGGCAGTACCCGTGCTTCCCCACAGACCTCAGGGACTACCTGAAATTCCTCAACTGA